A section of the Akkermansia muciniphila genome encodes:
- a CDS encoding tRNA (mnm(5)s(2)U34)-methyltransferase, producing the protein MKCSLLSRPMTCAHGWISSAVLPGDTVVDATAGNGHDTVFLARLAGPAGHVHAFDVQEEAIRSTRERMEEAGLLTPNVHLHLSSHDRLAELVSGPVKAIVFNLGYLPGGDKKTVTRTDSTLAALEQATALIAPNGLLSVMCYPGHEGGAAEAEAVEAFLSRLPHHAWRTGKYQLLNTGSPAPFQVCAFRLD; encoded by the coding sequence ATGAAATGTTCCCTGCTCAGCCGCCCCATGACCTGCGCGCACGGCTGGATCAGCAGCGCCGTGCTGCCCGGGGATACCGTGGTGGACGCCACGGCAGGCAATGGGCACGACACGGTTTTCCTGGCCCGCCTGGCCGGTCCCGCCGGACACGTGCACGCCTTTGACGTGCAGGAGGAAGCCATCCGGTCCACCAGGGAGCGGATGGAGGAAGCCGGACTCCTCACGCCCAACGTCCATCTCCATCTCTCCAGCCACGACCGCCTGGCGGAACTGGTCAGCGGCCCCGTGAAGGCTATTGTCTTCAACCTGGGCTACCTGCCGGGCGGGGATAAAAAAACGGTCACCCGGACGGATTCCACCCTGGCCGCCCTGGAACAGGCCACCGCCCTGATTGCCCCCAACGGCCTTCTCAGCGTCATGTGCTATCCGGGCCATGAAGGGGGGGCCGCGGAGGCGGAAGCCGTGGAAGCCTTCCTTTCCCGCCTGCCGCACCATGCCTGGCGCACCGGGAAATACCAACTGCTGAATACCGGCTCCCCGGCGCCTTTCCAGGTCTGCGCCTTCAGGCTGGACTGA
- the rbfA gene encoding 30S ribosome-binding factor RbfA, which translates to MSRRTDKVNELLRREIGTTIQRDFEFPGTIVTVIEVEVTDDLKEGKVWVGVVGKMTPAQVLEKLNSRHGLIQSAVAKRVVLRNTPRLTFRLDNSAQRGVDLVNLLEDIDKNLPKAPAAEPGEEEE; encoded by the coding sequence ATGAGCAGACGCACTGACAAGGTAAATGAACTCCTCCGCAGGGAAATAGGCACCACCATCCAGCGGGACTTTGAATTCCCCGGCACAATTGTCACCGTCATTGAAGTGGAAGTGACGGATGATCTGAAGGAAGGGAAAGTATGGGTGGGCGTGGTAGGAAAAATGACCCCCGCGCAAGTGCTGGAAAAACTGAACTCCCGCCATGGGCTCATCCAGTCCGCCGTAGCCAAGCGCGTGGTGCTGCGCAACACGCCCCGCCTGACTTTCAGGCTGGACAACTCCGCCCAGCGCGGCGTGGATCTGGTCAATCTCCTGGAAGACATTGACAAAAACCTTCCCAAGGCTCCGGCGGCTGAACCCGGAGAGGAAGAGGAATAA
- the infB gene encoding translation initiation factor IF-2 — protein MPNKQEENEPKKEVLDLIGGSPKKKRAPQPEPAPAPSRPAPVKKEALDLLSGPKKKAPKPAPSEPAPAPVQAASAAEPAAPASREEEAADGKIINLKPPVSVSELAGMLQAKPFQIIKDLMGMGIFANPNTPLDADAVSAICDLHGYTFAREKREKGGGVKAQQEPVKEPEPVPVVEEPKATLILRTPIVTVMGHVDHGKTSLLDYIRKARVAKGEAGGITQHIGAYTVDYNGSTLTFLDTPGHAIFTEMRARGADVTDIVVLVVAANDGIMPQTREAIAHSKAAGKTIIVAINKCDLPAADPVKTKTGLMEEGLVPTDFGGNVECVEVSALTGDGIDDLLGLLVLQSEVLELQANPKANCRASIIEARVEPGTGSSATAIVESGTIRVGMPFICGPYAGKVRALVNDHGERVKKVGPGMPVEITGFSETPNVGDELVEMENERAAKKLGEERQEELRKQRLAQPRKARMEELLAMMGDGTQKAQLKILLKGDVQGSVEAIKKAILDIQSDKVECIFLSSSAGPISESDVLLASSSDAVILGFNVKVEANAVKLLKREGVQVKLYSIVYELIDQVRDAMLGLLEPETRETIIGHAKVLQVFKLNKGRAAGCMVEDGKILRSCEARVIRDKTPVFDGKMSTLRRFQDEVDEVKAGLECGIRLGDFNEYEAGDIIECYTLEKIQQTL, from the coding sequence ATGCCTAATAAACAAGAAGAGAACGAACCCAAAAAGGAAGTGTTGGATCTGATCGGCGGATCTCCCAAGAAGAAACGCGCACCCCAGCCGGAACCCGCACCGGCGCCCTCCCGCCCTGCCCCGGTCAAGAAAGAAGCTCTCGACTTGCTTTCCGGCCCCAAGAAAAAAGCGCCCAAGCCCGCTCCCTCCGAACCGGCTCCCGCTCCTGTCCAGGCCGCTTCCGCCGCAGAACCTGCTGCGCCTGCATCCCGGGAAGAAGAAGCCGCGGACGGTAAAATCATCAACCTCAAGCCGCCCGTCTCCGTCTCCGAGCTGGCGGGCATGCTCCAGGCCAAACCCTTCCAGATCATCAAGGATCTGATGGGCATGGGCATCTTCGCCAACCCGAACACGCCGCTGGACGCAGACGCCGTCAGCGCCATCTGCGACCTGCACGGCTACACCTTCGCCCGTGAAAAACGGGAAAAGGGCGGCGGCGTGAAGGCGCAGCAGGAACCGGTCAAGGAACCGGAACCCGTGCCGGTGGTGGAAGAGCCCAAGGCCACCCTCATCCTGCGCACGCCCATCGTCACCGTCATGGGCCACGTGGACCACGGAAAAACCTCCCTGCTGGACTACATCCGCAAGGCGCGCGTAGCCAAGGGGGAAGCCGGCGGCATCACCCAGCACATCGGCGCGTACACGGTTGACTACAACGGCAGCACCCTCACCTTCCTGGATACTCCGGGCCACGCCATCTTCACGGAAATGCGCGCCCGCGGCGCGGACGTAACGGACATCGTGGTGCTGGTGGTGGCCGCCAATGACGGCATCATGCCCCAGACGCGGGAAGCCATCGCCCACTCCAAGGCGGCCGGCAAGACCATCATCGTAGCCATCAACAAATGCGACCTCCCGGCCGCAGACCCCGTCAAGACCAAGACCGGCCTGATGGAAGAAGGCCTGGTCCCCACGGACTTCGGCGGCAACGTGGAATGCGTGGAAGTCTCCGCCCTGACCGGCGACGGCATTGACGACCTTCTCGGCCTGCTTGTCCTTCAGTCTGAAGTGCTTGAACTCCAGGCAAACCCCAAGGCCAACTGCCGCGCCTCCATCATTGAGGCCCGCGTGGAACCCGGCACGGGCAGCTCCGCCACGGCCATCGTGGAAAGCGGCACCATCCGCGTAGGCATGCCCTTCATCTGCGGCCCGTACGCCGGCAAGGTGCGCGCCCTGGTCAACGACCACGGCGAACGCGTCAAAAAGGTGGGCCCCGGCATGCCCGTGGAAATCACCGGCTTTTCCGAAACCCCGAATGTGGGCGACGAGCTCGTGGAAATGGAAAACGAACGCGCCGCCAAAAAACTGGGTGAAGAACGCCAGGAGGAACTGCGCAAGCAGCGCCTGGCCCAGCCCCGCAAGGCCCGTATGGAAGAATTGCTCGCCATGATGGGAGACGGCACCCAGAAAGCCCAGCTCAAGATCCTCCTGAAGGGGGACGTGCAGGGCTCCGTGGAAGCCATCAAGAAAGCCATTCTGGACATCCAGTCCGACAAGGTGGAATGCATCTTCCTGAGCTCCTCCGCCGGTCCCATCTCGGAATCGGACGTGCTTCTGGCCTCCTCCTCGGACGCCGTCATCCTGGGCTTCAACGTCAAGGTGGAAGCCAACGCCGTGAAACTGCTCAAGAGGGAAGGCGTGCAGGTGAAGCTGTACTCCATTGTCTATGAACTCATCGACCAGGTGAGGGACGCCATGCTGGGCCTGCTGGAACCGGAAACGCGTGAAACCATCATCGGCCACGCCAAAGTGCTCCAGGTCTTCAAGCTCAACAAGGGCCGCGCAGCAGGCTGCATGGTGGAGGACGGAAAAATCCTCCGCAGCTGTGAAGCGCGCGTCATCCGTGACAAGACCCCCGTCTTTGACGGCAAGATGTCCACCCTCCGCCGCTTCCAGGATGAAGTGGATGAAGTCAAGGCCGGCCTGGAATGCGGTATCCGCCTGGGCGACTTTAACGAATACGAGGCAGGCGACATCATCGAATGCTACACGCTGGAAAAAATCCAGCAGACGCTGTAA
- a CDS encoding exodeoxyribonuclease III, with amino-acid sequence MKLVSWNVNGLRAILGKGMGEAMDALGPDILCLQEIKARPEQVDDLWLSSWPYQLWNPAEKPGYSGVLTLSRVKPVSTSTGMGWPEHDREGRVCTMEFEGFYLVNCYTPNSQGELARLPYREQWDAAFRRYVAGLAETKPVIFCGDLNVAHQEIDITEPEKNRFCAGFSDQERAGFTMLLEAGFTDTFRALHPGEEKWFSWWPYWGKARVRNAGWRIDYFCVSNSLVPKVEDAAIHPAMMGSDHCPVSVEIDC; translated from the coding sequence ATGAAACTCGTCTCATGGAACGTGAACGGATTGCGGGCGATTCTCGGCAAGGGCATGGGGGAGGCCATGGACGCGCTGGGGCCGGACATCCTCTGCCTTCAGGAGATCAAGGCGCGTCCGGAGCAGGTGGATGACCTGTGGCTTTCCTCCTGGCCGTACCAGCTTTGGAATCCGGCGGAAAAACCCGGTTATTCCGGGGTGCTTACCTTGAGCCGGGTAAAACCCGTCTCCACGTCCACGGGCATGGGCTGGCCGGAGCATGACCGGGAGGGGCGCGTGTGCACGATGGAGTTTGAAGGATTTTACCTGGTCAATTGTTACACCCCCAATTCCCAGGGGGAGCTGGCGCGCCTCCCGTACCGGGAGCAGTGGGACGCAGCGTTCCGCAGGTACGTGGCGGGATTGGCGGAAACCAAGCCGGTCATTTTCTGCGGGGATTTGAATGTGGCCCATCAGGAGATAGACATAACGGAGCCGGAAAAAAACCGTTTTTGCGCCGGGTTCAGCGACCAGGAGCGCGCCGGGTTCACCATGCTGCTTGAGGCCGGGTTTACGGATACGTTCCGCGCGCTGCATCCGGGGGAGGAAAAGTGGTTCAGCTGGTGGCCGTACTGGGGAAAGGCCCGCGTCCGGAACGCCGGGTGGCGCATTGATTATTTCTGCGTTTCCAATTCCTTGGTTCCCAAGGTGGAAGACGCGGCCATCCATCCGGCCATGATGGGGTCGGACCACTGTCCCGTCAGTGTGGAGATCGACTGCTGA
- a CDS encoding DUF2167 domain-containing protein: MTIQHIRRSFAVAACMLSVLAACSASAQEPEEDQNPFEGLNVRQGPGTLRLGNVAEVKLPGECIYLNGTDTSRLMKRLGNPSEGGELGSVAGDSCIAIFEFDQVGYVKDDEKDELDPDELLDSIREGTKEANKERAKMGAAPMHIKGWYRKPYYDEATHNLEWIITGESEGVENLNVNTRILGRRGVMTVTLVTSPETIAQDLPVYREWLKGFDFRAGQKYGEYRSGDKVAEYGLMALVAGGGAAALAKGGFFKSFWKLIVAGLAAAGAFIKKFFRKKQS; the protein is encoded by the coding sequence ATGACTATCCAGCATATCCGCCGCAGCTTTGCCGTGGCCGCCTGCATGCTCTCCGTGCTGGCGGCGTGTTCCGCCTCCGCCCAGGAGCCGGAGGAAGACCAGAACCCGTTTGAAGGACTGAACGTCCGGCAGGGGCCCGGAACATTACGCCTGGGGAACGTCGCGGAAGTGAAGCTTCCTGGGGAATGCATTTACCTGAACGGTACGGACACGTCCAGATTGATGAAGCGGCTGGGCAACCCGTCGGAAGGAGGGGAGCTGGGCAGCGTGGCGGGTGATTCCTGCATTGCCATCTTTGAATTCGACCAGGTGGGCTATGTGAAGGACGATGAAAAGGATGAACTGGACCCGGACGAATTGCTGGACAGCATCAGGGAAGGCACGAAAGAAGCCAACAAGGAACGCGCCAAGATGGGGGCCGCTCCCATGCACATCAAGGGATGGTACAGGAAGCCCTATTACGATGAAGCGACTCACAATCTGGAATGGATCATCACCGGAGAGAGTGAGGGCGTGGAGAACCTGAACGTCAACACCCGCATTCTGGGCCGCAGGGGAGTCATGACCGTGACCCTCGTCACCTCCCCGGAAACAATTGCCCAGGACCTGCCGGTTTACCGGGAATGGCTAAAGGGGTTTGACTTCCGGGCCGGGCAGAAGTACGGAGAGTACCGCTCCGGAGACAAGGTGGCGGAATACGGCCTGATGGCCCTGGTTGCGGGAGGCGGCGCGGCCGCGCTCGCCAAAGGCGGCTTCTTCAAGTCATTCTGGAAGCTCATCGTGGCCGGACTGGCCGCGGCGGGAGCCTTCATTAAAAAATTCTTCAGGAAGAAGCAGTCCTGA
- a CDS encoding non-canonical purine NTP pyrophosphatase, whose product MMMEHALPLLVVATRNAHKTGEIRAMLAGRWEVRDLSDYPQAPPVDETGVTFTENATLKALSASRCIPGILLADDSGLEVDVLDGRPGVWSSSFGGEEGNHARNNLRMMEELRRAGVRPGDKPSARFRCVMVLAGNGRVLAEFSGSVEGHMLTEPAGEGGFGYDPLFVPEGHDRSFAQLPMEVKNSMSHRSRALAQVVEWMRAHRN is encoded by the coding sequence ATGATGATGGAACACGCATTGCCGCTGCTGGTGGTTGCTACGCGCAACGCCCACAAGACCGGGGAAATCCGCGCCATGCTGGCCGGAAGGTGGGAGGTGAGGGACCTTTCCGACTATCCCCAGGCCCCGCCCGTGGATGAAACGGGAGTCACGTTTACGGAAAACGCCACGCTGAAGGCGCTTTCCGCCTCCAGGTGCATTCCCGGCATTCTGCTGGCGGATGATTCCGGTCTGGAGGTGGATGTGCTGGACGGCCGTCCCGGCGTCTGGTCCTCCTCCTTTGGCGGGGAAGAGGGAAACCACGCGCGGAATAACCTCCGCATGATGGAGGAGCTCCGGCGCGCCGGAGTCAGGCCGGGGGACAAGCCGTCCGCCCGGTTCCGCTGTGTGATGGTGCTTGCGGGAAACGGCCGCGTGCTGGCGGAGTTTTCCGGCTCCGTGGAAGGCCATATGCTGACGGAACCCGCCGGGGAAGGGGGCTTCGGCTACGATCCGCTGTTTGTTCCGGAAGGCCATGACCGGAGTTTTGCGCAGCTTCCCATGGAGGTGAAGAACTCCATGTCCCACCGCTCCCGCGCCCTGGCGCAGGTGGTGGAGTGGATGAGGGCGCACCGGAACTGA
- a CDS encoding sulfatase-like hydrolase/transferase, with protein sequence MSLPRLLSILVPSLMFLSPAQAADADYVWKGSVSPWSNVSNWSLNGGAPPAAPGPSSSAYTHWMVTNGTDSAGMTNIGGLGAGGRYLKGIRVAGINNQPGGKVQLFVLNSSSGVYLRVEAGGITVENTSTGGYNADFGIAQLRIAADQEWNVAEGRCFYVGLDEAAPSGGLYSLSSENDAPRRVTLTGSGAVRMGEGLLLNNISGLIGFVMNAGKGTPTLDLADRGMSNTVTVEDAARLEGMSLYQGALVTREKAAVTFSSTTAKASAQWNIGADTAFALEDSTLDLTEAGVDGNVTLSGTSGIAGENGALKQTILDDAQVTYTDRHVRAGEIQSVGSNVTITLNNSSLHFDGEIPAVNLMVQGNCTLGGSGAFSGTITYAPGGSLAVDGDILLPSSSLTLGRLHVSLLDGVPQSTAVQPENPSRQAQEYVVLFDSSFEDLIAAWPGRHTLGVQFKPEMTAAVTVKELPKGAVSWNYDAAAKLLTLETDVAVKPDMPAHVSGSRPNIIFVLVDDMGWGDLSVNWTQQDKNGRQVTRRNEFKTPTLDTMAAEGMQLRRHYSAAPVCAPARASLLLGVHQGHSRVVRNNTFDYPIENSHTLGTLLKGAGYHTAAIGKWGVGGGGQSGKALTGAPHMRGFDYFYGIIKHLAGHFHYLTQGSQDIYEYDDRAAAPAWTSVSSRVPATAYDTDLFGARAKQWIMEHHEKAPSQPFFLYLAFPAPHGCLSAPACAYPEGLGKTGGLQWEKKDGYEACNTAADGWTGVQGDFGPDTYIYPEHAVFGKTESRHATMIRRVDDVLKDMIQLLKELNLDDNTMIVFTSDNGPHNEGGSGNYGNGAQDPQYFMSYGMMDGIKRDCWEGGMRVPAVVRWPGVVSRGISLGASQFHDWMATFADVAGVPVPSRCDGVSLLPTLVGVPERQRTGVIYTEYAYGGSTPGYGDFLQAHRNRGRQQQQIVFADGFKGVRMGNAAPATDFEIYDTEKDPQEASNLASSRPDLQEKMKAQALRMRRSSPVTATNFDAGYIAPVTAPAGLRQGRLHWRAWNRAFDWVPDFRQLEEAPSATGATDALDVLNVKAGSSGQKGVELAGYLTVPATGEYKFYLRTDSNEGSKAFVHLHDMQLIDADYAYTPGTEASSNAREGVSSDVQPNAVQTVKLTAGVHPIRIGYVGNGAAPSLSLQWEGPETSGREAIPASAFSYEYVNPFNLDKTEEAVGAAAVHTALTVQTQMPWTASCDQPWVSVNPSSGSGTAVLDIAVEANGKQTERTAVVTVVCDGEQRTFTLNQSGKPAPTGYDKWKQDNFPDGTPDGQMTPDACPAGDGITNLMKYATGLDPNKPCGSVTELTIREDAGKKYLVLSWPVNTEATDVTFSVESSADLKAWAEEGTVVPTGARSEFRDTVAVEESAPVRRFLRLKVVR encoded by the coding sequence ATGTCGCTGCCACGCCTGCTCTCTATTCTGGTTCCGTCCCTGATGTTTTTATCTCCGGCACAGGCCGCAGATGCGGACTATGTCTGGAAAGGTTCCGTGTCTCCATGGTCAAACGTATCCAACTGGAGCCTGAACGGGGGTGCGCCGCCGGCGGCTCCCGGACCGTCTTCCTCCGCCTATACGCATTGGATGGTCACGAACGGGACCGATTCGGCAGGGATGACCAATATAGGCGGCTTGGGAGCCGGAGGACGGTACTTGAAAGGCATCCGGGTGGCCGGGATTAACAACCAGCCCGGAGGAAAGGTTCAGCTTTTCGTGTTGAATTCCTCTTCCGGCGTGTATTTGCGCGTGGAGGCGGGCGGCATCACCGTGGAAAATACGAGCACGGGCGGGTACAATGCAGATTTCGGGATTGCGCAATTGCGCATAGCCGCTGATCAGGAGTGGAACGTGGCGGAAGGCCGCTGTTTTTATGTGGGGCTGGATGAGGCCGCCCCCTCCGGCGGATTGTATTCCCTGAGCTCGGAGAATGATGCTCCCCGGCGTGTAACGCTGACGGGTTCCGGAGCGGTCCGCATGGGGGAAGGGTTGTTGCTGAACAATATTTCCGGCCTCATCGGCTTTGTGATGAATGCCGGGAAGGGAACGCCCACGCTGGATCTGGCGGACCGGGGCATGAGCAATACGGTTACGGTGGAGGACGCCGCGCGGCTGGAAGGCATGTCCCTGTACCAGGGGGCCCTGGTGACGCGGGAAAAGGCCGCCGTGACTTTTTCCAGCACCACGGCCAAGGCTTCCGCCCAATGGAACATTGGTGCGGATACGGCGTTTGCCCTGGAAGACTCCACGCTGGACCTGACGGAAGCGGGAGTGGACGGGAACGTGACGCTTTCCGGAACCTCCGGCATTGCCGGTGAAAACGGAGCGTTGAAACAGACGATTCTGGACGACGCCCAGGTGACCTATACGGACAGGCATGTCAGGGCAGGAGAAATCCAGAGTGTAGGCAGCAATGTAACGATCACGCTGAATAACTCCTCCCTCCACTTTGACGGGGAAATTCCGGCGGTGAACCTGATGGTGCAGGGCAACTGCACCCTGGGCGGCAGCGGCGCTTTCTCTGGAACCATCACCTATGCGCCGGGAGGTTCCCTGGCTGTGGACGGGGATATATTGCTCCCCAGTTCCTCCCTGACGCTGGGACGGCTTCATGTATCCCTGCTGGACGGCGTGCCGCAGAGCACGGCCGTACAGCCGGAAAATCCTTCCCGGCAGGCGCAGGAATACGTTGTTTTATTTGATTCCTCCTTTGAAGACCTGATTGCCGCATGGCCGGGCAGGCACACGCTGGGCGTGCAGTTCAAGCCGGAGATGACCGCTGCCGTCACCGTAAAGGAACTGCCGAAGGGGGCGGTCTCCTGGAATTATGACGCCGCCGCCAAACTGCTGACCCTTGAAACGGACGTGGCGGTGAAGCCGGACATGCCGGCGCATGTTTCCGGCTCCAGGCCCAACATTATCTTTGTCCTGGTGGATGACATGGGCTGGGGAGACCTGAGCGTCAACTGGACGCAGCAGGATAAAAACGGGCGCCAGGTGACGCGCAGGAATGAATTCAAGACTCCGACTCTGGACACGATGGCTGCGGAAGGCATGCAGCTCCGTCGCCATTACAGCGCCGCTCCGGTGTGCGCTCCGGCACGCGCCTCACTGCTTCTCGGGGTGCACCAGGGCCACTCCCGTGTGGTGCGCAACAACACATTCGACTATCCCATTGAGAACTCCCACACCCTGGGAACGCTGCTGAAGGGCGCCGGGTACCACACGGCGGCCATCGGAAAATGGGGCGTGGGAGGCGGAGGGCAAAGCGGCAAGGCGCTGACCGGGGCGCCCCATATGCGCGGGTTTGACTACTTTTACGGAATTATCAAGCATTTGGCGGGCCATTTCCACTATTTGACGCAGGGTTCCCAGGACATTTACGAATATGATGACCGGGCCGCGGCTCCGGCGTGGACGAGCGTCAGTTCCAGGGTGCCCGCCACCGCTTATGATACTGACCTCTTCGGCGCCCGGGCCAAGCAGTGGATTATGGAGCATCATGAAAAAGCTCCTTCGCAGCCTTTCTTCCTGTACCTGGCTTTCCCGGCTCCCCACGGCTGCCTGTCTGCTCCTGCCTGTGCCTATCCGGAAGGACTGGGAAAAACCGGCGGCCTGCAATGGGAGAAGAAGGACGGCTATGAAGCCTGCAATACCGCCGCGGACGGCTGGACTGGCGTGCAGGGGGATTTTGGCCCGGATACGTACATTTATCCGGAACACGCGGTTTTCGGCAAGACGGAATCCCGCCACGCTACGATGATCCGCCGCGTGGACGATGTTCTGAAGGATATGATCCAGTTGCTCAAGGAGCTGAATCTTGACGACAATACGATGATCGTGTTCACCTCTGACAACGGCCCTCACAATGAAGGAGGTTCAGGCAATTACGGCAACGGAGCGCAGGATCCACAGTATTTCATGAGTTATGGAATGATGGACGGCATCAAGCGGGACTGCTGGGAGGGCGGCATGCGCGTGCCTGCGGTGGTGCGCTGGCCCGGAGTGGTTTCCCGAGGAATCAGCCTGGGCGCCAGCCAGTTTCATGACTGGATGGCCACCTTTGCGGATGTGGCGGGTGTACCCGTCCCGTCCCGCTGTGACGGCGTTTCCCTGCTGCCTACGCTGGTAGGCGTGCCGGAACGCCAGAGAACCGGCGTTATTTACACGGAATATGCCTACGGCGGAAGTACTCCGGGTTACGGTGACTTCCTCCAGGCCCACAGGAACCGCGGCAGGCAGCAGCAGCAGATTGTGTTTGCGGACGGCTTCAAGGGCGTGCGGATGGGCAACGCAGCTCCCGCCACGGACTTTGAGATTTATGATACGGAAAAGGATCCTCAGGAGGCCAGCAACCTGGCTTCCTCCCGTCCGGACCTTCAGGAGAAAATGAAGGCGCAGGCGTTGCGCATGCGCCGTTCCTCCCCCGTCACCGCCACGAACTTTGACGCCGGTTATATTGCTCCCGTCACCGCGCCCGCCGGTCTGCGGCAGGGCAGGCTGCACTGGCGCGCATGGAACCGCGCCTTTGACTGGGTGCCGGATTTCCGGCAACTGGAGGAGGCCCCCTCCGCCACAGGCGCGACGGATGCCCTTGACGTGCTCAATGTCAAGGCGGGTTCTTCCGGCCAGAAGGGCGTGGAACTTGCGGGCTACCTCACGGTGCCTGCCACCGGGGAATATAAATTCTACCTCCGGACGGACTCCAATGAGGGGAGCAAGGCCTTTGTGCACCTGCACGATATGCAGCTCATTGATGCGGACTATGCCTATACGCCCGGAACGGAGGCCTCCTCCAATGCACGGGAAGGCGTTTCCAGCGATGTGCAGCCCAACGCCGTCCAGACGGTGAAGCTTACGGCGGGGGTGCACCCCATCCGGATCGGCTACGTGGGGAACGGGGCGGCTCCGTCTCTCTCCCTGCAATGGGAAGGGCCGGAAACCAGCGGCAGGGAAGCCATCCCCGCCAGTGCGTTCTCCTATGAGTACGTGAATCCCTTCAATCTGGACAAGACGGAAGAGGCTGTGGGCGCCGCTGCCGTTCATACGGCGCTGACCGTGCAGACGCAAATGCCCTGGACGGCCTCCTGTGACCAGCCCTGGGTCTCAGTCAATCCTTCTTCCGGTTCCGGAACTGCTGTACTGGATATTGCGGTGGAGGCAAACGGAAAGCAAACGGAACGGACGGCTGTCGTCACCGTTGTATGTGACGGGGAACAGAGGACGTTTACGCTGAACCAGTCAGGGAAACCGGCCCCCACGGGCTATGATAAATGGAAGCAGGACAACTTCCCGGATGGAACGCCGGACGGCCAGATGACCCCGGATGCGTGCCCCGCCGGAGACGGCATTACAAACCTGATGAAGTACGCGACTGGGCTGGACCCCAACAAACCGTGCGGGAGCGTGACGGAGCTGACCATCCGGGAAGATGCCGGTAAAAAATACCTCGTGCTTTCCTGGCCGGTGAATACGGAAGCGACGGATGTGACTTTCAGTGTGGAAAGCTCTGCCGATCTGAAGGCATGGGCTGAGGAAGGAACGGTTGTTCCGACCGGCGCGCGCAGTGAATTCAGGGATACGGTGGCGGTGGAGGAAAGCGCCCCGGTCCGTCGGTTCCTGAGGCTGAAAGTGGTGAGGTAA
- the nusA gene encoding transcription termination factor NusA, with protein MTNDIKALIDYYEREKGLSREKILLALESAFLSAYRKMVPGSGSINYLRAEINVDKGKVRIFADLEVVPDEEYSDKFNQIPLSLAVKLDQNAVLHDLLPTNITPKGFGRIAVQTARQTMLQKLLDAEKEMLYDEFKDRAGDLVTGTIRRFEKGDIFVDLGKFEGVMTSRERVPNEDYSVGDRMRFYVVEVRTEARGPEVILSRSHPNLVRRLFESEVVEIGDQTVEIHGIAREAGYRTKVAVISHDDKVDPVGACVGMRGARVKNIVRELNNEKVDILEWTEDPVVFVREALSPVEPREITVDEEAKKIFVIVQDDKDLSKAIGRRGQNARLTSRLMNWDVQVRVFDVQEEEKRQNQAAAEEVMRQCQAAAKTLSEQLEIPEETAMGLVTMGGTDLTALTGFEASDIAESMGIPAEEAAQILDKARDLISQ; from the coding sequence ATGACAAACGATATTAAAGCTTTGATTGACTACTACGAGAGGGAAAAAGGACTCTCCCGTGAAAAAATTCTTCTCGCTCTGGAATCCGCCTTTCTCTCCGCCTACCGCAAAATGGTTCCCGGCTCCGGCAGCATCAACTACCTGAGGGCTGAAATCAATGTGGACAAGGGAAAGGTGCGCATCTTTGCCGATCTGGAAGTGGTGCCGGATGAAGAATATTCCGACAAGTTCAACCAAATTCCCCTTTCCCTGGCCGTCAAGCTGGACCAGAACGCCGTGCTGCACGACCTGCTGCCCACCAACATCACGCCCAAGGGCTTTGGCCGCATCGCCGTGCAGACCGCACGCCAGACCATGCTCCAGAAGCTGCTGGATGCGGAAAAGGAAATGCTTTACGACGAGTTCAAGGACCGCGCCGGGGATCTGGTGACGGGCACCATCCGCCGTTTTGAAAAGGGGGACATCTTTGTGGACCTCGGCAAATTTGAAGGCGTCATGACCTCCCGCGAACGCGTCCCGAACGAGGACTACAGCGTCGGCGACCGCATGCGTTTCTACGTGGTGGAAGTGCGCACGGAAGCCCGCGGCCCGGAAGTCATCCTTTCCCGCAGCCATCCGAACCTGGTGCGCCGCCTCTTTGAATCCGAAGTGGTGGAAATAGGCGACCAGACCGTGGAAATCCACGGCATTGCCCGTGAAGCCGGCTACCGCACCAAGGTAGCCGTCATCAGCCATGACGACAAGGTGGACCCGGTAGGGGCATGCGTAGGCATGCGCGGAGCCCGCGTCAAGAACATCGTCCGGGAGCTCAACAATGAAAAAGTGGACATCCTGGAATGGACGGAAGACCCCGTCGTCTTTGTCCGGGAAGCCCTCAGCCCCGTGGAGCCGCGGGAAATCACCGTGGATGAGGAAGCCAAGAAAATCTTCGTCATCGTCCAGGACGACAAGGACCTCTCCAAGGCCATCGGCCGCAGGGGCCAGAACGCCCGCCTCACCTCCCGCCTGATGAACTGGGACGTCCAGGTGCGCGTCTTTGACGTCCAGGAAGAGGAAAAACGCCAGAACCAGGCCGCCGCCGAGGAAGTGATGCGCCAATGCCAGGCCGCCGCCAAGACCCTCAGCGAACAACTGGAAATCCCGGAAGAAACCGCCATGGGCCTGGTAACCATGGGCGGAACGGACCTGACGGCCCTCACCGGATTTGAAGCTTCCGACATCGCGGAAAGCATGGGCATTCCCGCAGAGGAAGCCGCCCAGATTCTGGACAAGGCCAGGGACCTCATCTCCCAATAA